In the genome of Halostella limicola, one region contains:
- a CDS encoding DMT family transporter, translated as MSDARDGPVSPMAALAVAVLAVSTSAILVRWSEAPSVVKAFYRVVFTAGLVAPVAAARHGDDFRRLSPRDGGWAVLAGLALAIHFAAWFESLNHTSVAASVTLVQTQPLFVAAGAFLLLSERVTRRTVAGIGVALVGAAAMSLGDAGGAATTGRALLGNALALLGAVTAAGYVLAGRSIRQRVSLFPYVTVVYVACAAALLVVVLARGYPLLDYPPREWLLFLGMAVGPGVFGHTVINWALEHVESSVVSVSLLGEPVGSTLLAMVLLAEVPSTATVVAGAIVLGGIYVTTTAREDGAA; from the coding sequence ATGAGCGACGCCCGCGACGGCCCAGTGTCGCCGATGGCCGCGCTCGCGGTCGCGGTGCTCGCGGTCAGTACCAGCGCGATCCTCGTCCGCTGGAGCGAGGCCCCGAGCGTGGTCAAGGCGTTCTACCGCGTCGTCTTCACCGCCGGTCTGGTCGCGCCGGTCGCCGCCGCGCGCCACGGCGACGACTTCCGTCGGCTCTCACCTCGCGACGGGGGCTGGGCCGTCCTCGCGGGCCTCGCGCTCGCAATCCACTTCGCGGCGTGGTTCGAGAGCCTGAACCACACCAGCGTCGCGGCCTCGGTGACGCTCGTCCAGACTCAGCCGCTGTTCGTCGCCGCCGGCGCGTTCCTCCTGTTGAGCGAGCGCGTTACCCGCCGAACCGTCGCTGGCATCGGGGTCGCGCTCGTCGGGGCTGCCGCGATGTCTTTGGGAGACGCCGGCGGCGCCGCGACGACCGGCCGGGCGCTGCTCGGCAACGCGCTCGCTCTCCTCGGTGCGGTGACGGCCGCCGGCTACGTCCTCGCGGGGCGGTCGATCCGCCAGCGCGTGAGCCTCTTTCCGTACGTCACCGTCGTCTACGTCGCCTGCGCCGCCGCGCTGCTAGTCGTCGTCCTCGCTCGGGGCTACCCGCTGCTCGACTACCCGCCCCGGGAGTGGCTCCTCTTTCTCGGGATGGCGGTCGGCCCGGGCGTGTTCGGCCACACCGTGATCAACTGGGCGCTCGAACACGTCGAGTCGAGCGTCGTCAGCGTCTCCCTGCTCGGCGAACCGGTGGGCAGCACGCTGCTCGCGATGGTTCTGCTCGCGGAGGTCCCGTCGACCGC